The Lysobacter capsici genome has a segment encoding these proteins:
- a CDS encoding non-ribosomal peptide synthetase/type I polyketide synthase encodes MSKATGISNSSATRDGHEAAIAIVGMAGRFPGAGDLESFWANLVAGVESVRDFDDASLRAAGVAQSDLADPRYVRRAGALDAIESFDADFFAMTALEARATDPQQRLFLQTAWTAMEHAGYGPGSRMGTVGVYASASTNAYFLERLARRPELMQAVGPMALSIGNEKDYLATRTAYKLGLQGPAVTVQTACSSSLVAVHLACQALLAGECDMALAGGVSVRTLEPRGYRHVDGGILSSDGRCRPFDADASGTVSGDGVAAVLLKPLAQALADGDCIHAVIIGSAVNNDGDDKTGFTAPSVEGQAAVVREALAVAGVEPETIGYLEAHGTGTALGDPIEFAALKSAFGDAQAPYCALGALKANIGHLDAAAGIAGLVKAALAIGRGELPPNPHLRQLNPHIDTTGSPFRFPLARETWPLRDGVRRAGVSSFGIGGTNAHVVLESPPASQVVSAPQSKWAQPLLLSARTPAALTSLVDAMRRRLADAGDAYAAIAHTTRTGRKALRYRTAIAAADASAAIECLDRAQMHDGENAPALVFLFPGQGSQFAAMAAALYAAYRGFREDVDACARVLEPQLGLDLRPLLLEPSQAGRLEATELTQPALFVVGYALARLLESFGLRPSAMLGHSLGEYVAACLAGVIARDDALRLVALRGRLVAQLPAGAMLAAMADEASLRDLLLAQVEIAAVNGARQCTLAGPPESIRAQAEALATAGIACRGLSVSHAFHSAMLEPILQRFADAVALTPLSAPQRAYISNVDGGWISAERATSVDYWVAHMRQAVRFHDGLRSLASLGEIAVVEVGPGAALGAFAQAAGVSSQSFQTLSASDQDPLAALRATLAALWARGHRIDWRRAVPEAPQRRVPVPAYPFAEERHWIDASPSTVTEARSDDVVAHSSSGSGFVESGLVEIVPAAIAAAETGWVETAASIPGWRRLPRPPAEWPIAPPREVLWFADPGGADLATLSHLRTQGWRVRLVEAVAGVVGVVTRSDGFALDPAQPEALARLVAELGEGGAVPSRIVYAWPMSARDSDGEGAEQLCVHAPIALARALDASAGARFSVDVLTLAAQSVDGREHDDPAQALVAGVCRVAPLEHPRIAWRWLDAEGGLHDGHAPADPLLLATALAGLGVDAGAHPAHAVVALRGSHAWVPDLAEADLRETDPTRAIDPETGGAALRDRGHCLILGGTGGIGLAFAEYLTARVANPRLTLLARHERDDIERRLDALRERGAAFRLIRADVADADALRAAIADAVAAYGAIDLVLHAAGAAGEGLIRHTDRARLAPVLDPKTAGLRALDAALGDAPVRIVLCSSINALRPVPGQVGYCAAGAYLDAYAQKRSRRGRRIVSVNWGAWAGVGMAAAQGAGDMPDARAIGDAFDAVLGFGGRQLLLTPSRAASAAVANAAPALVEATYPDAVGGEFAAVIARMRGIWRDLFARDAADDADFFAVGGHSLMALQLIARVQRDFGVEPSLQALLAAPTLVGMARAVWSAMRGAQPGALPLADRSLPLPLSWSQQRLWFLDQLDAAAGAAYHIAAGVRLRGVLDEAALTRALDRIVERHESLRTVFEHGADGPVQVVRATNGLTLERQDLHALPASQREAALAQACMAWSAAPFDLSAHPPVRALLVCLQADEHVLVLVQHHIVSDGWSQGVLVRELGALYAAYAQGRPDPLPALPLQYADYAAWQRVRLSQTDSAEQVQAWCAQLRGAPELLALPTDRPRPSLQSYRGGRLPLRLEAGLTQRLHALARAYGTTLYTVLLVGWSALLSRLSGQDEVVLGSPVANRPRVELEGLIGFFVNTLALRLRVEDTATVASLLEQAKTKVLEAHGRQDVPFERVVEALHPRRSLSHSPVFQTLLSLDNTPERTLALPGLDVEGYVVSHGATQFDLGLTLREEGQELSGAIEYSSDLFDEDTVARWSRWLERLLDGMARSPDATLASLTLLDQNERAQLLQESTGPSAEPPQKTLVELFQTQVARTPDAPALRSGEAQLSYAQLEAASNRVAHALIELGVVPDTCVGLCAGRGIELVIGLLGILKAGGAYVPLDPDYPRERVLQMLEDAAPVAVVSAGGAAARLGVDGHAVLEVEDTVNSARSHAPQVALRPDHLAYVIYTSGSTGRPKGVMVEHRQVAALFAATQASFGFGPDDVWTVFHSFAFDFSVWELWGALLYGGCAIIVPWECTRSPEDFLALLARERVSMLSQTPSAFRQLIAAGAGDTPLPALRAVVFGGEALDPRMLRPWIERHPPERVAMINMYGITEITVHASYLRLQRDAIEHGHGSPIGRALPHLRLYVLDASGEPAPVGVPGELYVGGAGVARGYLHRPELTLQRFVANPFVPGDRLYRTGDLARRRADGGLDYLGRNDFQVKIRGHRIELGEIEAALRGLDGVREAVVEAREGGEGERRLVAYFETADANLAAESLRAALIAALPSYMVPAAFVRVSHWPLTPSGKLDRGALPTPDAEAALHRRYRAPTDALRQSLADVWARALQLPVDRIGIDDNFFELGGDSIRSIAVVAEGRRRGFGFAVVDLFRHPTVDALAHAIGSSVASAEADDAPDWQVLDAASTETPVGDELPDGVEDAWDATLLQRGMIFHGEYGGARGVYHDVFSYRIDLPRWDEPAMRAALDAVALRHPSLRSGFELRRDGTVRQCVHAAARIALTCSDLRGLDADAQRAAVLAFLAEQQARPWELQKAPLLAFFVHRCDGTRIQLTIAFHHAILDGWSVALMQSEIFAEYFRALGMDVPAPLPPTVSPKAAAWLEHQALGVARHAEFWSGYLADAEATILPDLPGSWPHCDVRNPAVAVPAPVAARLSALASELGVPLRSVLLAAHLHVIGLFADTQAPMTGVVCNTRPETDGGERTLGLFLNTLPLRMSAAPGSWKQRIQAVFDEENRLAEHRRYPYFRIVSEHAHRARLDAVFNYVHFHAHQAIHDAVRDRAVPMAANDVDTVESTGFGLTTTFSGAGDGLALAFDADRGRFGRDQLMRMADAYLRVLATIADDADAAWQATSALSASERKRLTADWNATDHAYPREVMHAGFERQVLERPQALAVLCGDERWSYQALNERANRIAHRLLADGVQAGDRVGILLERGPWMVAAVLAVAKAGAAYVPLDPAHPVQRLRETLQDCAPRRVLSQRSLSQHEGLSTVMVLCVDEAERWSDQPVWNPSSQGIGVDAQALAYVIYTSGSTGRPKGVMVKHAAAANLFAWVESTFAMGPSDRVLFTTSLSFDLSVYDLFGVLWSGGSVHVARSEEVRDPARLIELLRSGITFWDSAPAVFAGLVGSLTEKVSRDLRLAFFSGDWIGLELPDAVRRAFPRCEVVALGGATEATVWSNYHRIDRVEPHWKSIPYGRPIWNARYYVLDARGEPSPVGVPGDLYIAGDCLAEGYWNRDELTAERFVPDPFVPGERMYKTGDRARYWADGTMEFLGRNDFQVKIRGYRIELGEIELALQSCAGVRDAVVVARGDAGSERTLVAYWQGDAIEVSALRGRLQSRLPEYMLPSAFVHVDHWPLTPNGKLDRAALPAPEGDAHARQAYEAPEGEVEQALSQLWTELLGVERVGRHDHFFALGGHSLLLVQLSLRMREMFAIELTIDLLMRSPVLKAMAEAVVDMQFQTYMGSDAQALSDSLDGLSRDELLALLDEEDGVT; translated from the coding sequence ATGAGCAAAGCAACAGGCATCTCCAATTCGTCCGCGACGCGCGATGGCCACGAGGCCGCGATCGCCATCGTCGGCATGGCCGGGCGTTTCCCCGGCGCCGGCGATCTGGAATCGTTCTGGGCGAATCTCGTGGCCGGCGTCGAGTCGGTCCGCGATTTCGACGACGCGAGCCTGCGCGCGGCCGGCGTGGCGCAGTCCGATCTGGCCGACCCGCGCTATGTCCGCCGCGCGGGCGCGCTGGACGCAATCGAATCGTTCGATGCCGATTTCTTCGCGATGACGGCGCTCGAGGCGCGCGCCACCGATCCGCAGCAGCGCCTGTTCCTGCAGACCGCGTGGACCGCGATGGAGCATGCCGGCTACGGGCCGGGCTCGCGGATGGGCACGGTCGGCGTCTATGCCAGCGCTTCGACCAATGCGTATTTTCTCGAGCGCCTGGCGCGGCGACCGGAGCTGATGCAGGCGGTGGGGCCGATGGCGCTTTCGATCGGTAACGAGAAGGACTATCTCGCCACCCGCACCGCCTACAAGCTCGGGCTGCAGGGACCGGCGGTGACGGTGCAGACCGCCTGTTCGAGTTCGCTGGTCGCCGTGCATCTCGCCTGCCAGGCGCTGCTCGCGGGCGAATGCGATATGGCGTTGGCCGGCGGCGTGTCGGTGCGGACCCTGGAACCGCGCGGCTATCGGCACGTGGACGGCGGCATCCTGTCGTCGGACGGGCGTTGCCGGCCGTTCGACGCCGATGCGAGCGGAACCGTGTCGGGCGACGGCGTCGCGGCGGTGCTGTTGAAGCCGTTGGCGCAGGCGCTGGCCGACGGCGACTGCATCCACGCGGTGATCATCGGCAGCGCGGTCAACAACGACGGCGACGACAAGACCGGATTCACCGCGCCCAGCGTGGAAGGGCAGGCGGCGGTCGTGCGCGAGGCGTTGGCGGTCGCCGGCGTGGAGCCGGAAACGATCGGCTATCTGGAAGCGCACGGCACCGGCACCGCGCTCGGCGATCCGATCGAATTCGCCGCGCTGAAGTCGGCGTTCGGCGACGCACAGGCGCCGTACTGCGCGCTCGGCGCGCTGAAGGCCAACATCGGCCACCTCGACGCGGCGGCCGGCATCGCCGGGCTGGTCAAGGCCGCGCTGGCGATCGGTCGCGGCGAACTGCCGCCGAATCCGCATTTGCGCCAGCTCAATCCGCATATCGATACGACGGGCAGCCCATTCCGTTTTCCGCTCGCGCGCGAAACCTGGCCGCTGCGCGACGGCGTGCGCAGGGCCGGCGTCAGCTCGTTCGGCATCGGCGGCACCAACGCCCATGTGGTGCTGGAATCGCCGCCCGCGTCACAGGTCGTGAGCGCGCCACAATCGAAATGGGCGCAGCCGCTGCTGCTGTCCGCGCGTACGCCGGCGGCGTTGACCTCGCTGGTGGATGCGATGCGGCGCCGGCTCGCCGATGCGGGCGATGCCTACGCCGCGATCGCCCACACCACGCGCACGGGGCGCAAGGCGTTGCGCTACCGCACCGCGATCGCGGCCGCCGATGCGTCGGCCGCGATCGAATGCTTGGACCGCGCCCAGATGCACGACGGCGAGAACGCACCGGCGCTGGTGTTCCTGTTTCCGGGCCAGGGCAGCCAGTTCGCGGCGATGGCCGCGGCGCTGTACGCGGCCTATCGCGGCTTCCGCGAGGACGTGGACGCGTGCGCGCGCGTGCTCGAGCCGCAGCTCGGCCTCGATCTGCGGCCGCTACTGCTGGAGCCTTCGCAGGCAGGGCGGCTGGAAGCGACCGAGCTGACTCAACCGGCGCTGTTCGTGGTCGGCTACGCGCTGGCGCGCCTGCTGGAATCCTTCGGTCTGCGCCCCAGCGCCATGCTGGGCCACAGCCTGGGCGAATACGTCGCGGCCTGTCTGGCCGGGGTGATCGCGCGCGACGACGCGCTGCGTCTGGTGGCGCTGCGCGGGCGATTGGTCGCGCAATTGCCGGCCGGCGCCATGCTCGCGGCGATGGCGGACGAAGCGAGCCTGCGCGACCTGTTGCTTGCGCAGGTGGAGATCGCCGCGGTCAACGGCGCGCGCCAATGCACCTTGGCCGGTCCGCCCGAATCGATTCGCGCGCAGGCCGAAGCGCTGGCGACGGCCGGCATCGCCTGCCGCGGCCTCAGCGTTTCGCATGCATTCCACAGCGCGATGCTGGAGCCGATCCTGCAGCGCTTCGCCGATGCGGTCGCGCTGACGCCGCTGTCGGCGCCGCAGCGTGCGTACATCTCCAACGTCGATGGCGGGTGGATCAGCGCCGAGCGCGCGACGTCGGTCGATTACTGGGTGGCGCATATGCGTCAGGCCGTGCGCTTCCACGATGGCCTGCGCAGCTTGGCTTCGCTGGGCGAGATCGCGGTCGTCGAGGTGGGGCCGGGCGCGGCGCTGGGGGCGTTCGCGCAAGCCGCCGGCGTGTCTTCGCAGAGTTTTCAGACCTTGTCGGCGAGCGACCAGGATCCGCTGGCGGCGCTGCGGGCGACGCTCGCGGCGCTGTGGGCGCGCGGGCATCGGATCGACTGGCGGCGGGCGGTGCCGGAGGCGCCGCAACGTCGCGTGCCGGTGCCTGCTTATCCGTTCGCCGAGGAACGGCACTGGATCGATGCATCGCCATCGACGGTGACTGAAGCTCGTAGCGACGATGTCGTTGCCCATTCGTCCTCAGGGTCCGGCTTTGTTGAAAGCGGTCTCGTTGAAATCGTTCCTGCTGCAATCGCTGCCGCCGAAACCGGTTGGGTCGAAACCGCGGCCTCGATTCCCGGCTGGCGCCGGCTGCCGCGGCCGCCGGCCGAATGGCCGATCGCGCCGCCGCGGGAGGTCCTGTGGTTCGCCGATCCGGGCGGCGCCGATCTTGCGACGCTCAGCCATCTGCGCACGCAAGGCTGGCGCGTGCGTCTGGTCGAGGCAGTCGCGGGCGTTGTGGGCGTGGTGACGCGATCGGACGGCTTCGCGCTCGACCCGGCGCAACCCGAAGCCCTGGCCCGGCTGGTCGCCGAACTCGGGGAGGGCGGCGCGGTGCCGTCCAGAATCGTCTACGCCTGGCCGATGTCGGCCCGCGACAGCGACGGCGAAGGCGCCGAACAGCTGTGCGTGCACGCGCCCATCGCGCTGGCGCGCGCTCTGGATGCGAGCGCCGGCGCGCGCTTCAGCGTCGACGTGCTGACGCTGGCGGCGCAGTCCGTCGACGGACGGGAACACGACGACCCCGCGCAGGCCCTGGTGGCCGGCGTCTGCCGGGTCGCGCCGCTGGAGCATCCGCGCATCGCCTGGCGTTGGCTCGATGCCGAAGGCGGCCTGCACGACGGCCATGCGCCGGCCGATCCGCTGCTGTTGGCGACGGCGCTGGCCGGTCTCGGCGTGGACGCCGGCGCGCATCCGGCGCATGCCGTCGTCGCTTTGCGCGGATCGCACGCGTGGGTGCCCGATCTGGCCGAGGCCGATCTGCGCGAAACCGATCCGACGCGGGCGATCGATCCGGAAACCGGCGGCGCAGCGCTGCGCGACCGCGGCCACTGCCTGATCCTCGGCGGCACCGGCGGCATCGGCCTTGCGTTCGCCGAGTATCTGACCGCACGCGTGGCGAATCCGCGGCTGACGCTGCTGGCGCGGCACGAGCGCGACGATATCGAGCGGCGACTGGACGCGCTGCGCGAACGCGGCGCCGCGTTCCGTCTGATCCGCGCCGATGTCGCCGACGCGGACGCGCTGCGCGCCGCCATCGCCGATGCCGTCGCCGCCTACGGCGCCATCGACCTGGTCCTGCACGCGGCCGGCGCGGCGGGCGAAGGCCTGATCCGGCATACCGATCGCGCGCGTCTGGCGCCGGTGCTCGATCCCAAGACCGCGGGCTTGCGCGCCCTGGATGCCGCGCTGGGCGACGCGCCGGTGCGGATCGTGTTGTGTTCGTCGATCAATGCGCTGCGGCCGGTGCCCGGGCAAGTCGGCTATTGCGCCGCCGGCGCCTACCTGGACGCGTATGCGCAGAAGCGATCGCGTCGCGGGCGGCGCATCGTCTCGGTCAACTGGGGGGCGTGGGCGGGCGTCGGCATGGCGGCGGCTCAGGGCGCTGGCGATATGCCCGATGCGCGCGCGATCGGCGATGCATTCGATGCCGTGCTCGGATTCGGCGGCCGTCAATTGCTGCTGACGCCGAGTCGTGCGGCGTCGGCTGCCGTTGCGAACGCCGCGCCGGCGCTCGTCGAGGCGACATACCCGGATGCGGTCGGCGGCGAGTTCGCGGCGGTGATCGCGCGCATGCGCGGCATCTGGAGGGACTTGTTCGCGCGCGACGCCGCCGACGATGCCGACTTCTTCGCCGTGGGCGGCCATTCGCTGATGGCGTTGCAGCTGATCGCGCGCGTGCAGCGCGACTTTGGGGTCGAGCCTTCGCTGCAAGCCTTGCTGGCCGCGCCGACCCTGGTGGGCATGGCGCGGGCGGTATGGAGCGCGATGCGCGGCGCGCAACCGGGCGCATTGCCGTTGGCGGATCGCAGCTTGCCGCTGCCGTTGTCGTGGTCGCAGCAGCGGCTGTGGTTTCTGGATCAGCTGGATGCGGCGGCCGGCGCGGCGTATCACATCGCGGCGGGCGTGCGCCTGCGCGGCGTACTGGACGAAGCGGCGCTGACGCGGGCGCTGGATCGCATCGTCGAACGGCACGAATCGCTGCGCACGGTGTTCGAGCACGGCGCGGACGGTCCGGTGCAAGTGGTACGGGCGACGAACGGACTGACATTGGAGCGGCAGGACCTGCACGCGCTGCCGGCTTCACAGCGCGAGGCCGCGCTGGCGCAGGCCTGCATGGCCTGGTCGGCGGCGCCATTCGATCTGTCGGCGCATCCGCCCGTGCGTGCGCTGCTGGTGTGTTTGCAGGCCGACGAGCACGTACTGGTGCTGGTGCAGCATCACATCGTGTCCGACGGTTGGTCACAGGGCGTGCTGGTGCGCGAACTGGGCGCGCTGTATGCCGCGTATGCACAGGGCCGGCCTGATCCATTGCCGGCACTACCGCTGCAATACGCCGACTATGCCGCCTGGCAAAGGGTGCGGCTTTCGCAAACCGACAGCGCCGAGCAGGTGCAGGCGTGGTGCGCGCAACTGCGCGGCGCGCCGGAATTGCTGGCGTTGCCGACCGATCGCCCGCGTCCGTCGTTGCAGAGCTATCGCGGCGGCCGTTTGCCTTTGCGTCTCGAGGCTGGGCTGACGCAGCGCCTGCACGCGCTGGCGCGGGCGTACGGGACGACCTTGTATACGGTGCTGCTGGTGGGCTGGAGCGCTCTGCTGTCGCGACTGAGCGGGCAGGACGAGGTGGTGTTGGGTTCGCCGGTGGCCAATCGGCCGCGGGTGGAACTGGAGGGGTTGATCGGATTTTTCGTCAACACCCTGGCATTGCGGCTGCGGGTGGAGGACACGGCGACGGTGGCCTCGTTGCTCGAGCAAGCCAAGACGAAGGTGCTTGAAGCACACGGGCGCCAGGATGTGCCGTTCGAACGCGTGGTCGAGGCGCTGCATCCGCGGCGCAGCCTGAGCCACAGCCCGGTGTTCCAGACGCTGTTGAGCCTGGACAACACGCCGGAGCGGACGCTGGCATTGCCGGGGCTGGACGTGGAAGGCTATGTGGTGTCGCATGGCGCGACCCAATTCGATCTTGGCCTGACGCTGCGGGAAGAAGGGCAGGAACTCAGCGGCGCGATCGAGTACTCGAGCGATCTGTTCGACGAGGACACCGTCGCGCGCTGGTCGCGGTGGCTGGAGCGTTTGCTCGACGGCATGGCGCGTTCGCCCGACGCGACGCTGGCTTCGCTGACGTTGTTGGACCAGAACGAACGCGCGCAATTGCTGCAAGAGAGCACCGGCCCTTCAGCTGAGCCGCCGCAGAAGACGCTGGTCGAGTTGTTCCAGACGCAAGTCGCGCGCACGCCCGATGCGCCGGCGTTGCGCAGCGGCGAAGCGCAGTTGAGCTACGCGCAATTGGAAGCCGCATCCAACCGCGTCGCGCATGCGTTGATCGAGTTGGGCGTGGTTCCCGATACCTGTGTGGGCCTGTGCGCCGGGCGCGGAATCGAGCTGGTAATCGGCTTGCTGGGCATCCTGAAAGCCGGCGGCGCCTACGTGCCGCTGGACCCGGACTATCCGCGCGAGCGCGTGCTGCAGATGCTGGAAGATGCCGCGCCGGTCGCGGTGGTGAGCGCCGGCGGCGCGGCTGCGCGACTGGGTGTGGACGGCCATGCGGTGCTGGAGGTGGAAGACACCGTCAACAGCGCACGGTCGCATGCGCCGCAAGTGGCATTGCGCCCCGATCACCTGGCCTATGTGATCTACACCTCCGGCTCCACCGGCCGGCCCAAGGGTGTGATGGTCGAACATCGCCAGGTCGCGGCATTGTTCGCCGCCACCCAGGCATCGTTCGGTTTCGGCCCCGACGACGTGTGGACCGTGTTTCATTCGTTCGCCTTCGACTTCTCCGTGTGGGAGTTGTGGGGCGCGTTGCTGTACGGCGGCTGCGCGATCATCGTGCCGTGGGAATGCACGCGTTCGCCGGAGGATTTCCTGGCCCTGCTGGCGCGCGAGCGCGTCAGCATGCTCAGCCAGACGCCGAGCGCGTTCCGGCAGCTGATCGCCGCTGGTGCCGGTGACACGCCGCTGCCGGCGCTGCGCGCCGTCGTGTTCGGTGGCGAGGCGCTGGACCCGCGCATGCTGCGGCCGTGGATCGAACGCCACCCGCCGGAGCGCGTGGCGATGATCAACATGTACGGCATTACCGAAATCACCGTGCATGCGAGCTATCTGCGCCTGCAACGCGATGCGATCGAACATGGCCATGGCAGCCCCATCGGCCGGGCGCTGCCGCACCTGCGCCTGTACGTGCTCGATGCATCGGGCGAGCCGGCGCCGGTCGGCGTGCCGGGCGAACTGTATGTCGGCGGCGCCGGCGTGGCGCGCGGTTACCTGCATCGGCCCGAGTTGACCTTGCAGCGCTTTGTCGCCAATCCGTTCGTGCCCGGCGATCGTCTCTACCGCACCGGCGACCTGGCTCGCCGGCGCGCCGACGGCGGCTTGGACTATCTGGGCCGCAACGACTTCCAGGTCAAGATCCGCGGGCACCGCATCGAACTGGGCGAAATCGAAGCGGCCTTGCGCGGGCTCGACGGGGTCCGCGAGGCCGTGGTCGAAGCGCGCGAGGGCGGCGAGGGCGAGCGCCGGCTGGTGGCCTATTTCGAAACCGCGGATGCGAACCTCGCAGCCGAGTCGCTACGCGCGGCGCTGATCGCGGCGTTGCCGTCCTACATGGTGCCGGCCGCGTTCGTGCGCGTGAGCCACTGGCCGCTGACGCCGAGCGGCAAGCTCGATCGCGGCGCGTTGCCGACGCCCGATGCCGAGGCCGCATTGCACCGCCGCTACCGCGCGCCGACCGATGCGCTGCGCCAATCGTTGGCCGACGTCTGGGCGCGGGCGCTGCAGCTGCCGGTCGATCGCATCGGTATCGACGACAACTTCTTCGAACTCGGCGGCGATTCGATTCGCAGCATCGCGGTGGTGGCCGAGGGCCGGCGGCGCGGTTTCGGCTTCGCGGTCGTCGATCTGTTCCGGCATCCGACCGTCGACGCATTGGCGCATGCGATCGGATCAAGCGTCGCAAGCGCCGAGGCCGATGACGCGCCGGACTGGCAAGTGCTGGACGCGGCATCGACCGAGACCCCGGTCGGCGACGAACTGCCCGACGGCGTGGAAGACGCGTGGGACGCGACCTTGCTGCAGCGGGGCATGATCTTCCACGGCGAATACGGCGGCGCCCGCGGCGTATACCACGACGTGTTCTCGTACCGCATCGATCTGCCACGATGGGACGAACCGGCCATGCGCGCCGCGCTCGATGCGGTCGCGCTGCGCCATCCCTCGCTGCGCAGCGGCTTCGAGCTGCGGCGCGACGGCACGGTGAGGCAGTGCGTGCATGCGGCGGCGCGGATCGCACTGACCTGCAGCGACCTGCGCGGTCTGGACGCGGACGCCCAGCGCGCCGCGGTGCTCGCGTTCCTGGCCGAGCAGCAGGCTCGGCCGTGGGAGCTGCAGAAGGCGCCGCTGTTGGCGTTCTTCGTTCATCGCTGCGACGGCACCCGGATCCAGCTGACGATCGCATTCCATCACGCGATCCTCGACGGTTGGAGCGTGGCGCTGATGCAGAGCGAGATCTTCGCCGAATATTTCCGCGCTCTCGGCATGGATGTGCCGGCGCCGTTGCCGCCGACCGTATCGCCGAAGGCGGCGGCCTGGCTCGAACACCAGGCGCTCGGCGTCGCGCGCCACGCCGAGTTCTGGTCGGGTTATCTCGCCGACGCCGAAGCCACGATCCTGCCGGATCTGCCGGGTTCGTGGCCGCACTGCGACGTGCGCAATCCGGCTGTCGCGGTGCCGGCGCCGGTGGCGGCGCGATTGTCGGCGCTCGCGTCCGAATTGGGGGTGCCGCTGCGCTCGGTGCTGCTGGCCGCGCATCTGCATGTGATCGGCCTGTTCGCGGACACGCAGGCGCCGATGACCGGCGTGGTATGCAATACCCGTCCGGAAACCGACGGCGGCGAGCGCACGCTCGGTCTGTTCCTCAACACCCTGCCGCTGCGGATGAGCGCGGCCCCGGGCAGTTGGAAGCAACGGATCCAGGCGGTGTTCGACGAGGAAAACCGGCTGGCCGAACACCGTCGCTATCCGTATTTCCGCATCGTGTCCGAGCACGCGCACCGGGCGCGTCTGGATGCGGTGTTCAACTACGTGCACTTCCACGCCCACCAGGCCATCCACGACGCCGTGCGCGATCGCGCGGTGCCCATGGCCGCGAACGATGTCGATACGGTCGAGTCCACCGGCTTCGGCCTGACCACCACGTTCTCCGGCGCGGGCGATGGCCTTGCTCTGGCCTTCGACGCCGACCGCGGCCGCTTCGGCCGTGACCAGTTGATGCGAATGGCCGACGCGTACCTGCGCGTGCTCGCGACGATCGCCGACGACGCCGACGCGGCATGGCAGGCGACATCCGCGTTGTCGGCGAGCGAGCGCAAGCGTCTGACCGCGGACTGGAACGCGACCGATCACGCGTATCCCCGCGAGGTGATGCACGCCGGGTTCGAGCGCCAGGTGCTTGAGCGTCCGCAGGCGCTGGCGGTGTTGTGCGGCGATGAGCGCTGGAGTTACCAGGCGTTGAACGAACGCGCGAACCGTATTGCCCACCGGTTGCTGGCCGATGGGGTGCAGGCCGGCGACCGGGTGGGGATCCTGCTCGAGCGCGGTCCGTGGATGGTGGCGGCGGTGCTGGCGGTGGCGAAGGCGGGCGCGGCCTACGTGCCGCTGGACCCGGCGCATCCGGTGCAACGGCTGCGCGAGACATTGCAGGACTGCGCGCCGCGGCGGGTGCTGTCGCAGCGATCGCTGTCGCAACACGAAGGCTTGTCGACGGTAATGGTGCTGTGCGTGGACGAAGCCGAACGGTGGTCGGACCAGCCGGTGTGGAATCCGTCGTCGCAAGGGATCGGCGTGGACGCGCAGGCGTTGGCGTATGTGATCTACACCTCGGGTTCGACCGGCCGTCCGAAAGGCGTGATGGTCAAGCACGCGGCGGCGGCGAACCTGTTCGCGTGGGTGGAATCGACGTTTGCGATGGGGCCCTCGGATCGGGTGTTGTTCACGACCTCGCTGAGTTTCGACTTGTCGGTGTACGACCTGTTCGGGGTGCTGTGGAGCGGCGGCAGCGTGCACGTGGCGCGCTCGGAGGAAGTACGCGATCCGGCGCGCTTGATCGAGCTGCTGCGCAGCGGGATCACGTTCTGGGACTCGGCGCCCGCGGTGTTCGCCGGTCTGGTGGGTTCGTTGACGGAGAAGGTGTCGCGCGACCTGCGGCTGGCGTTCTTCAGTGGCGACTGGATCGGCCTGGAACTGCCCGATGCAGTCCGGCGCGCATTCCCGCGTTGCGAAGTGGTGGCGCTGGGCGGCGCGACCGAAGCGACGGTGTGGTCGAACTACCATCGAATCGATCGGGTGGAGCCGCACTGGAAGAGCATTCCGTACGGCCGTCCGATCTGGAACGCGCGCTACTACGTGCTCGATGCACGCGGCGAGCCCAGTCCGGTGGGCGTTCCGGGCGATCTGTACATCGCCGGCGACTGCCTGGCCGAAGGTTATTGGAACCGCGACGAGCTGACCGCCGAACGTTTCGTGCCCGATCCGTTCGTGCCGGGCGAACGCATGTACAAGACCGGCGACCGGGCGCGGTATTGGGCGGACGGGACGATGGAGTTCCTGGGCCGTAACGATTTCCAGGTGAAGATCCGCGGTTACCGGATCGAACTGGGCGAGATCGAATTGGCGTTGCAGTCCTGCGCGGGCGTGCGCGACGCGGTGGTGGTGGCGCGCGGCGACGCAGGATCGGAGCGGACGCTGGTGGCGTATTGGCAGGGCGACGCAATCGAAGTGTCGGCATTGCGTGGGCGACTGCAGTCGCGTCTACCTGAGTACATGCTGCCGTCGGCGTTTGTACACGTGGACCATTGGCCGCTGACCCCGAATGGCAAGCTGGACCGCGCGGCGCTGCCCGCGCCGGAAGGCGACGCGCATGCGCGGCAGGCGTACGAAGCGCCCGAAGGCGAAGTGGAGCAGGCGCTGTCGCAGCTATGGACGGAACTGCTGGGTGTCGAACGGGTCGGCCGCCACGATCATTTCTTCGCCTTGGGCGGTCACTCGTTGCTGCTGGTCCAGTTGTCGCTGCGGATGCGCGAAATGTTCGCGATCGAACTGACCATCGACCTCCTGATGCGCTCGCCCGTGCTCAAGGCCATGGCCGAGGCGGTGGTCGACATGCAGTTCCAGACCTATATGGGCAGCGATGCGCAGGCTTTGAGCGACAGCCTCGACGGACTGTCGCGCGACGAGTTGCTGGCGTTGCTGGACGAGGAGGACGGCGTGACATGA